From one Primulina huaijiensis isolate GDHJ02 unplaced genomic scaffold, ASM1229523v2 scaffold10763, whole genome shotgun sequence genomic stretch:
- the LOC140965543 gene encoding sulfoquinovosyl transferase SQD2-like, whose protein sequence is MATYSVSTNPALSPPSFAASTSSSCSYSSKISCYCKSRIVKPIYLVCVRNQSLNCRRLKWSKEFQILKVKPCRERLFLAAGSGGSMDNAEYGEVDDEEEENPPLSVESEMYSKPRRIALFVEPSPFSYISGYKNRFQNFIKYLREMGDEVMVVTTHEGVPQEFYGAKLIGSRSFPCPWYQKVPLSLALSPRIISAVAQFKPDIIHASSPGIMVFGALIIAKLLSVPIVLSYHTHVPVYIPRYTFSWLVKPMWLILKFLHRAADLTLVPSVAIAKDLEAARVTAANKIRLWNKGVDSESFHPRFRSHAMRVLLSNGEPDKPLIVHVGRIGVEKSLDFIKRVIDRLPEARIAFIGDGPYREELERIFSGSPVVFTGMLQGEELSQAYASGDVFIMPSESETLGLVVLEAMSSGLPVIAARAGGIPDIIPQEQEGKTGYLFNPGDLEDCLSKLKPLLDDQELRETIGKAARVEMEKYDWRAATRKIRNEQYNAAIWFWRKKRSQFSRRFQWLFGRRWFETPAMGM, encoded by the exons ATGGCCACTTATTCTGTTTCTACAAACCCTGCTCTCTCCCCTCCTTCGTTCGCTGCCTCAACTTCATCCTCTTGCAGTTACAGTTCTAAAATTTCCTGCTATTGTAAATCAAGAATTGTAAAACCCATTTACCTGGTTTGTGTGAGGAATCAATCTTTGAACTGTAGGAGGTTAAAGTGGAGTAAAGAGTTTCAAATCTTGAAAGTTAAACCCTGTAGGGAGAGGCTCTTTCTTGCAGCGGGCAGTGGCGGCAGTATGGATAATGCTGAGTACGGTGAAGTCGACGATGAAGAGGAGGAGAATCCTCCCCTCTCCGTTGAGTCTGAGATGTATTCTAAGCCTAGGCGTATTGCTCTCTTCGTTGAGCCATCTCCCTTTTC CTATATCTCTGGATATAAAAACAGATTCCAGAATTTCATTAAATATCTACGCGAGATGGGGGATGAG GTCATGGTTGTGACCACACATGAAGGAGTGCCACAGGAATTTTACGGAGCTAAATTGATTGGCTCACGTAG TTTCCCTTGTCCCTGGTACCAAAAGGTACCACTTTCTCTTGCACTCAGCCCAAGAATAATTTCAGCAGTTGCTCAATTCAAGCCTGACATTATTCACGCCTCATCTCCAGGGATTATG GTGTTTGGTGCTCTTATCATCGCTAAATTACTATCAGTACCAATAGTATTGTCGTATCACACTCATGTTCCTGT ATATATTCCAAGATATACCTTCAGTTGGCTAGTCAAACCAATGTGGTTAATATTGA AATTTCTGCATAGAGCTGCAGATCTTACCCTGGTGCCTTCTGTTGCCATTGCAAAGGATCTAGAAGCTGCTAGGGTGACAGCAG CCAACAAGATACGCCTCTGGAACAAGGGTGTCGATTCTGAAAGCTTTCATCCCCGGTTTCGCTCCCATGCAATGAGAGTGCTCCTAAG CAATGGAGAGCCCGATAAACCGTTAATAGTTCATGTTGGACGGATTGGAGTTGAAAAAAGTTTGGATTTCATCAAAAG GGTGATAGACAGGCTTCCAGAAGCTCGAATAGCTTTCATTGGGGACGGACCCTATAG GGAGGAGCTCGAGCGGATATTCTCAGGCTCGCCTGTGGTATTTACTGGTATGTTACAAGGCGAAGAGCTCTCACAAGCATATGCCAGTGGAGATGTTTTCATCATGCCCTCAGAATCCGAGACATTAGGGCTTGTTGTTCTGGAGGCTATGTCATCTGGACTTCCTGTGATCGCTGCTCGTGCTGGAGGAATCCCAGATATCATTCCTCAAGAACAGGAGGGCAAAACCGGTTATCTATTCAATCCTGGAGATCTTGAGGACTGCTTGAGCAAGTTGAAGCCTCTTCTTGATGATCAAGAGCTAAGGGAAACCATCGGTAAAGCAGCACGTGTGGAAATGGAGAAGTATGATTGGAGGGCAGCCACTCGCAAGATACGAAACGAACAGTATAATGCAGCCATTTGGTTCTGGAGGAAGAAGAGATCACAGTTCTCGAGGCGGTTCCAATGGTTGTTTGGACGACGCTGGTTCGAGACCCCCGCCATGGGAATGTAG
- the LOC140965544 gene encoding transcription factor DIVARICATA-like produces MDGVTGPLNSAASYFGNSKWLEENKGVKWTLEENKMFENALALFDKDTPDRWSNVAAMIPGKTVEDVMKQYRDLVEDVSDIEAGLVPVPGYRNDSFTSDWENKYGSIGKRNSSIRTSEQERKKGVPWTEEEHRLFLLGLKKYGKGDWRSISRNFVTSRTPTQVASHAQKYFIRQLSGGKDKRSSSIHDITTANVTQTKPKNSFVSPDEPIVIKPAQQNSDVKSVFRGMCDSGLTYPVEMIGLSTPNLTLNLQQYHLQSINPIGFGYLMQPRRNC; encoded by the exons ATGGACGGAGTAACGGGACCTCTGAATTCTGCAGCATCATATTTCGGGAACTCAAAATGGTTGGAGGAGAACAAGGGGGTTAAGTGGACTCTAGAGGAGAACAAAATGTTTGAAAATGCTCTCGCATTGTTCGATAAGGATACCCCAGATCGGTGGAGCAATGTGGCGGCCATGATTCCGGGGAAAACAGTAGAAGATGTGATGAAACAATACAGGGACTTGGTGGAAGATGTTTCTGATATAGAAGCAGGGCTGGTACCAGTTCCAGGGTACAGAAACGATTCATTCACGTCGGATTGGGAGAATAAATATGGTTCGATTGGTAAGCGGAACTCTTCGATTCGGACCTCTGAGCAAGAAAGGAAGAAAGGGGTGCCCTGGACTGAGGAAGAACACCG GCTGTTTCTTTTGGGGCTCAAGAAATATGGCAAAGGAGATTGGAGAAGTATTTCTCGAAATTTCGTGACTTCAAGAACTCCAACTCAGGTTGCGAGTCACGCGCAGAAGTATTTTATCAGGCAGCTTTCCGGTGGGAAAGATAAGAGAAGTTCAAGTATACATGATATTACCACTGCAAATGTCACACAAACTAAACCGAAGAACAGCTTTGTTTCACCAGATGAACCCATCGTGATCAAGCCTGCGCAGCAGAATTCAGATGTGAAAAGTGTTTTCCGAGGAATGTGTGATTCTGGCCTGACGTATCCAGTAGAAATGATTGGACTTAGCACGCCAAATCTTACTCTAAACCTGCAGCAATATCATCTGCAGAGCATTAATCCAATCGGGTTCGGGTATCTGATGCAACCCAGGAGGAATTGTTAA
- the LOC140965506 gene encoding PHD finger protein ALFIN-LIKE 2-like — protein sequence MASVPSSARTVEEIFKDYSARRAGILRALIYDVDEFYGICDPEKENLCLYGHPNETWEVNLPAEEVPPELPEPALGINFARDGMNRRDWLSLIAVHSDCWLLSVAFYLGARLNRNERKRLFSLINDLPTVFEVVTERKPVKDKPNADSGSKSRGSTKRSIDGQAKSNPKLAEESYEEEEEDDEHSETLCGSCGGNYSADEFWIGCDICERWFHGKCVKITPAKAESIKQYKCPSCMKRGRQ from the exons ATGGCATCAGTTCCTTCGAGTGCCCGAACTGTAGAGGAGATCTTCAAAGATTACAGCGCTCGTCGTGCTGGAATTCTTCGTGCGTTAATATATG ATGTGGATGAATTTTACGGGATTTGTGATCCAG AGAAGGAAAATCTGTGTCTATATGGGCACCCTAATGAAACATGGGAAGTGAATCTTCCAGCTGAGGAAGTTCCTCCTGAACTGCCAGAGCCAGCCCTTGGAATCAATTTCGCTAGGGATGGAATGAATCGAAGAGATTGGCTTTCATTAATTGCTGTGCACAGTGATTGTTGGTTGCTCTCTGTGGCTTTCTATCTTGGAGCCAGGCTGAACCGCAATGAAAG GAAGCGCCTGTTCAGCTTGATCAATGATCTACCGACAGTCTTCGAAGTTGTGACTGAAAGGAAGCCTGTGAAAGACAAGCCCAATGCAGATAGTGGAAGCAAATCTCGTGGCAGCACAAAG aGATCCATTGACGGACAGGCTAAAAGCAACCCTAAACTGGCTGAAGAAAGCTACgaggaagaagaggaagatgatGAACACAGTGAAACTCTATGTGGAAGCTGTGGTGGAAATTACAGTGCTGACGAGTTCTGGATTGGCTGTGACATCTGTGAGCGGTGGTTCCATGGGAAGTGTGTGAAAATAACACCTGCTAAAGCCGAGAGCATAAAGCAATATAAATGCCCATCCTGCATGAAACGGGGCAGGCAGTAG
- the LOC140965520 gene encoding laccase-4-like, which yields MDSWVRALILVSCFFRVFFVECRVRHYKFNVVMKNTTRLCSTKPIVTVNGKFPGPTIFAREDDTLLIKVVNHVMYNVSIHWHGVRQIRTGWADGPAYITQCPIQPGQSYVYNYTITGQRGTLLWHAHILWLRATLHGAMVILPKRGIPYPFPKPDHEAIVILAEWWKSDTEAVINEALNSGLAPNVSDAHTINGHPGPVPNCPSKGGFTLPVEPGKSYLLRLINAALNEELFFKIAGHTLTVVEVDATYVKPFKTDTVLIAPGQTTNIVVSADKGVGKYMMAASTFMDTLVVAVDNLTATATLHYSGTLDTSPITLTIPPARNATQVSNNFTNSLRSLNSKKYPANVPVKVDRSLLFTVGLGVNPCPTCIPGNGSRVVADINNVTFVMPSIALLQAHVFKIKGVFTTDFPGNPPFRFNYSGRGPANIGTSNGTKVYRLPYNATVQVVLQDTGIIAPENHPIHLHGFNFFAVGKGLGNFNPKTDPKNFNLVDPVERNTIGVPSGGWVAIRFKADNPGVWFMHCHLEVHTTWGLKMAFLVDNGKGPNESVLPPPKDLPKC from the exons ATGGATTCTTGGGTTCGGGCTTTGATCCTCGTATCATGCTTCTTTCGCGTGTTTTTCGTCGAATGTAGGGTTCGTCATTACAAATTTAAT GTGGTGATGAAGAACACTACCCGTCTGTGTTCGACGAAACCGATTGTCACCGTGAACGGAAAATTTCCAGGTCCGACTATTTTTGCTCGGGAAGATGATACTTTGCTCATCAAGGTCGTCAACCATGTCATGTACAATGTCTCCATTCATTG GCATGGAGTGAGGCAAATTCGAACAGGGTGGGCGGATGGGCCAGCATATATCACGCAATGCCCCATCCAGCCAGGCCAAAGCTATGTGTACAACTACACTATCACAGGCCAAAGGGGCACACTTCTGTGGCACGCACACATCCTATGGCTCAGGGCCACCCTTCATGGCGCCATGGTCATCTTGCCTAAGCGTGGCATCCCATATCCTTTCCCTAAACCCGACCACGAAGCAATCGTCATCTTGGCCGAATGGTGGAAATCAGACACGGAGGCCGTCATCAACGAGGCTCTGAATTCCGGCTTGGCTCCGAATGTATCTGATGCTCACACGATCAATGGTCATCCCGGACCGGTCCCGAATTGTCCTTCCAAGG GTGGCTTCACATTGCCCGTTGAGCCCGGGAAAAGCTACCTATTGCGCCTGATCAATGCTGCACTCAATGAAGAACTATTCTTCAAGATTGCAGGCCACACACTGACAGTAGTAGAAGTTGATGCAACATATGTGAAGCCCTTCAAAACAGACACTGTTTTGATCGCCCCGGGGCAAACCACCAACATCGTCGTGTCCGCAGACAAGGGCGTCGGGAAGTACATGATGGCGGCCTCCACCTTCATGGACACTCTCGTGGTGGCGGTGGACAACTTGACCGCCACCGCCACATTGCACTATTCCGGCACGCTTGATACCTCTCCCATAACTCTCACCATCCCACCCGCTCGAAATGCTACCCAAGTGTCCAACAATTTCACCAACTCTTTACGCAGTTTGAACTCGAAAAAATACCCGGCAAACGTGCCAGTTAAAGTCGACCGTTCCCTCCTCTTCACGGTTGGACTCGGGGTCAATCCATGCCCGACTTGCATACCCGGAAACGGTAGCCGTGTCGTGGCCGATATAAACAATGTCACCTTTGTGATGCCGAGCATTGCTCTTTTACAGGCTCATGTTTTCAAGATCAAGGGAGTCTTCACCACTGATTTCCCGGGGAACCCGCCGTTTCGGTTCAATTATTCGGGAAGAGGGCCGGCAAATATAGGCACTAGTAATGGGACAAAGGTGTATAGATTGCCTTACAATGCTACAGTTCAAGTGGTTCTCCAAGATACTGGGATTATAGCCCCTGAGAATCACCCTATTCATCttcatggattcaatttttttgcAGTAGGCAAGGGATTAGGAAATTTTAATCCGAAAACTGATCCTAAGAATTTTAATCTTGTTGATCCTGTGGAGAGGAACACTATTGGAGTGCCTTCTGGTGGATGGGTTGCCATTAGATTCAAAGCAGATAATCCAG GAGTTTGGTTTATGCATTGTCATTTGGAAGTACACACAACGTGGGGGCTGAAAATGGCATTCTTGGTGGACAATGGAAAGGGCCCTAATGAATCAGTGCTGCCACCACCAAAAGATCTTCCAAAATGTTAG
- the LOC140965546 gene encoding ammonium transporter 2-like, with amino-acid sequence MANNLTLAYEERLPAVPDWLNKGDNAWQLTAATLVCLQSMPGLVILYASIVKKKWAVNSAFMALYAFAAVLICWVLFCYRLAFGDKLFPFWGKAGLALDQGYLTRRASVPESTHLYSNGTIETEMNQPFFPMASLVYFQFSFAAITTILVAGSVLGRMNIKAWMAFVPLWLTFCYTVGAYSIWGGGFLYHWGVIDYSGGYVVHLASGISGFTAAYWVGPRLQLDRDRYAPNNVLLMLAGAGLLWMGWSGFNGGAPYAANLVSSVAVLNTNISAATSLLVWTTLDVYYFGKPSVIGAVQGMITGLACITPGAGVVQSWAAIVYGVLSGSIPWFSMIILHQKSTLLQKVDDTLAVFYTHAVAGILGGALTGLLAEPTLCSMLLPVKDTKGAFYHGGGVLLLKQIVAALFIIGWNFMATTIILLSIKLFIRLRMRDDELVSGDNAVHGEESYAQWGGGERYDPAIHGMDNPSHAVEMVGVGHLNGARGMTVDV; translated from the exons ATGGCTAATAATCTAACTCTAGCATATGAAGAACGCCTGCCGGCGGTTCCGGATTGGCTGAACAAAGGCGACAACGCGTGGCAGCTGACGGCGGCGACGCTCGTCTGCCTCCAGTCCATGCCGGGACTTGTCATCCTCTACGCCAGCATCGTGAAGAAGAAATGGGCTGTTAATTCTGCTTTCATGGCGCTGTATGCCTTCGCCGCAGTCTTGATCTGTTGGGTTCTTTTCTGTTATCGTCTAGCTTTTGGTGATAAACTTTTTCCTTTCTGGGGGAAAGCAGGCCTAGCTCTTGACCAAGG GTACTTGACAAGACGAGCTTCAGTGCCAGAAAGCACCCATCTTTACTCAAATGGCACCATTGAGACGGAAATGAATCAGCCATTTTTTCCAATGGCTTCGCTAGtttactttcagttcagttttgcTGCGATCACGACGATTTTGGTTGCGGGGTCGGTGTTGGGGAGGATGAACATTAAGGCGTGGATGGCTTTTGTTCCTCTGTGGCTTACTTTTTGTTATACTGTGGGTGCGTACAGCATATGGGGTGGTGGCTTTTTGTATCATTGGGGAGTGATTGATTATTCCGGCGGCTACGTTGTTCATCTTGCTTCGGGGATTTCTGGTTTCACGGCTGCTTATTGG GTCGGGCCGCGGTTACAATTAGATAGGGACAGATATGCGCCAAACAATGTGCTGTTGATGCTTGCCGGAGCCGGGTTGCTGTGGATGGGGTGGTCTGGGTTCAACGGCGGGGCGCCATACGCTGCAAATTTAGTTTCTTCAGTGGCAGTACTGAATACAAATATTTCAGCAGCTACTAGCCTTCTTGTTTGGACAACACTCGATGTTTATTACTTTGGGAAGCCTTCAGTTATAGGCGCTGTTCAGGGGATGATTACTGGTTTAGCTTGCATTACTCCCGGTGCAG GCGTGGTGCAATCATGGGCGGCTATAGTTTATGGTGTGCTTTCTGGAAGCATTCCATGGTTCTCAATGATAATTCTTCACCAGAAGTCAACTTTGCTACAAAAG GTGGATGATACACTGGCGGTGTTCTACACACATGCGGTGGCCGGAATTTTGGGCGGCGCTTTAACCGGGCTTCTGGCAGAACCCACCCTCTGCAGCATGCTGCTGCCTGTCAAAGACACGAAGGGTGCGTTCTACCACGGAGGCGGAGTACTATTACTCAAGCAAATAGTTGCAGCGTTGTTTATTATTGGCTGGAATTTCATGGCCACAACAATTATCCTcctatcaatcaaattatttataCGTTTGAGAATGCGGGACGACGAACTCGTGTCGGGAGACAATGCGGTGCATGGCGAGGAATCATATGCCCAGTGGGGCGGCGGGGAGAGATACGATCCAGCCATACACGGCATGGATAACCCAAGTCATGCGGTGGAAATGGTGGGAGTTGGGCATTTAAATGGTGCCAGAGGAATGACCGTAGATGTATGA